The Comamonas testosteroni genome contains the following window.
CACTCTCAATAACAGCAAACACCTCAAGGCTAAAGCACTGGGCACTCTGGCACTGTGCCTGCTGACCGCCGGCGCCATCGCCGCACCGGCCAAAAAAGCCGTCCGCAAGGCAGCACCGGCTGCCGTAGCCACGGCTGCAGCCGCCACGGCCGTGGCCTATGCCGGTCGGGACGACGCCATGCAACTGGCCGAAGAAATCGCAGTCCGCCGCAATCTGCCTGTCGACTGGGTGCGTGCGCAGCTGAGCGAAGCACGCAACCTGCCCGTGGTCACACGCCTGATGACGCCGGCCGGCAAGACCTTCGTGAAGAACTGGACTGTGTACCGCAGCCGCTTCATCGACCCCGTGCGCATACGCGCCGGCGTGCAGTTCTGGCAGGCCAACCACCAGGCGCTCGCGCGTGCCGAGCAGCAGTTCGGCGTGCCCGCAGAGATCATCGTCGGCATCATCGGCGTGGAAACCATTTACGGCCGAAACATGGGCAACTTTCGCGTGATGGATGCTCTGGTCACGCTGGCACTGGACTTTCCGCCATCCCACCCCCGCGCCCAGGCCCGCACCGACTACTTCCGTGGCGAGCTCGAGCAGGTGCTGGTCACGGCCAGCCGCACCGGCAGTGACCCGTTTGCGCTACGCGGCAGCTATGCCGGTGCCATGGGCCTGGGTCAGTTCATGCCCACCAGCTGGGACAAGTATGCCGTCGACTTTGACGGCGACGGCCGCATAGACCTGTTCAACAGCACCACCGACGCCATCGGCTCGGTCGCCAACTACTTCGTCGGCCATGGCTGGAAGCCGGGCCTGCCCACGGCCTTTACCGTGGACATGCGCGCCCAGGGTGAGAATCTGGCAACCCTGCTCGCACCCGATATCAACCCCACATTCACTGCCGCGCAGATGGCAGAACGCGAAGTACGTGTGCTGGGCGCCGACAACTATGAGCGTCCGCTGGCACTGATCGAGCTGAAAAATGGCAGCTCCGGCCCCACGGAGTACATCGCGGGTACCGAGAACTTCTACGCCATCACGCGCTACAACTGGTCGGCGTTCTATGCGCTGTCGGTGATAGAGCTGGGGCGCGAGGTACATGAAGCCTATCTGGCCAGCCAGACCGCCTCGGCCAAACGCAACTAGATGAATTAATTCGGGCGGCAGCGCTTTTCCAATAAGCGCTGGCAGCTATTGATCCGATAGTTCTTCAGCCACTCAGAAGCGCTTCATCTGGCACTGACCAGGCATCTCAGCTCTGGCCGCCGCAATTTCGCGCACGACCTTGAATCCGTAGCCCGAACCTTCCACATCGAAGTCCACGCCTGCGCTGCCTCTCTTTTCCATCATGCCGACCACCAGCGATTGCTGAAACTGGTGGTCTGCCGCCCGCATGCTGCCCGAGCGGCCCGCCATCTGCACCCTGGCATGCTCCATGGCGTGGGCCACGGCGACGGTGTCCGTGCTGCCGGCCTTTTCGAGGCTCTGCGCCAGAGCCTCGATCATGAGCTGCATGCGCATATGCACATAGTCGTCCTGCGGCCTGGGAAAGCGCTGACGGAAAGACTGGTAGAAGGCACGGCTCTCGGCCGTGGGTACATTGGGCAGCCAGTCGGCCACGGCCAGCACCTTGCCCACGCCGGCATCACCCAAGGCCGCCGGGGCGCCCAGGGCATTGCCGTAGAAGGTGTAGAAACGCCCTTCATAGCCGGCCTCGCGCGCAGCCTTGACCAGCAGCATCAGATCGTTGCCCCAGTTGCCCGTGATCACGGCCTGGGCACCGCTTTGCTTGATCTTGACCGCATAAGGCGCAAAGTCCTTGACGCGGCCCACGGGGTGCAACTCGTCGCCCACGATGCGCACATCGGGCCGTTGCATGCCAAGCTGACGCCTTGCTTCGCGCAACACGGCCTGGCCAAAGCTGTAGTCCTGCCCGATCAGATAGGCACTGTGTACGGCCTTGTCGTCCTTGATGACCTCCATCAGCGCAGCCATGCGCATATCGGCATGGGCATCGAAGCGGAAATGCCAGAAACTGCAGCGCTCGTTGGTCAGCGCCGGATCCACGGCCGAATAGTTCAGATACAGCACACGTCGCGAAGGATCCCGGCTGTTGTGCTTGTCGATGGCGTCGAGAAGCGCCGCCGCCGTGGCCGACGAGTTGCCCTGCATGATGATGCGCGCACCGCTGTCTATGGCCGCACGCAGCGCCGACAGTGCCTCTTCGTTCTGGCCCTTGCTGTCATAGCGCTCTATCACCAGCTCATGCAGACCGTCGGCCAGACACACGCCGCCGCGCGCGTTCACCCGCTCGGTCGCCCACAGCAAATTGCGGAACACGGCCTCGCCCGTGTTTGCAAACGGGCCCGAAAGACTCTCCACCAGTGCCAGCTTTATGGGTTGCGCAAGCTTGGCTTTGGCTGCAGCCACAGCAGCGCCAGCAATGCCGAACTGCGCGCATAGTAGTGGCAATTGCAGGTATTTCAAGGCATCACGGCGCAATTTATTCATCAAAAAAAACCTCTTGAAATGCGCTTGCCACCACCTACCTATGAGTCAAGCGGCAACAACGCAAGCCGCGCAGTTTAAAGGAGTTAAACACCATGTTCTTCGCCCCTGTGATGAGCCGTAATACCTTTGTATCTCCTCGCGCCGCCGACCTGGCCCTGCAACGCTTTCTGCAGGAAACCCTGGGCGCTGCAAGCCCCGTACAACGCCAGGTTCAAGTCAGCCGCGATGACCAATTCACGACCCTGACCCTGGATGTGCCTGGCCTGGCACGCGAGCAACTCAGACTCTCGCTGGAAGGCTCTGTCGCCAAGCTCGAAAGCGTGGAAGGCGCAGCCCGCCAGGTCAAATAC
Protein-coding sequences here:
- the mltB gene encoding lytic murein transglycosylase B, encoding MSITLNNSKHLKAKALGTLALCLLTAGAIAAPAKKAVRKAAPAAVATAAAATAVAYAGRDDAMQLAEEIAVRRNLPVDWVRAQLSEARNLPVVTRLMTPAGKTFVKNWTVYRSRFIDPVRIRAGVQFWQANHQALARAEQQFGVPAEIIVGIIGVETIYGRNMGNFRVMDALVTLALDFPPSHPRAQARTDYFRGELEQVLVTASRTGSDPFALRGSYAGAMGLGQFMPTSWDKYAVDFDGDGRIDLFNSTTDAIGSVANYFVGHGWKPGLPTAFTVDMRAQGENLATLLAPDINPTFTAAQMAEREVRVLGADNYERPLALIELKNGSSGPTEYIAGTENFYAITRYNWSAFYALSVIELGREVHEAYLASQTASAKRN
- a CDS encoding branched-chain amino acid ABC transporter substrate-binding protein, which translates into the protein MNKLRRDALKYLQLPLLCAQFGIAGAAVAAAKAKLAQPIKLALVESLSGPFANTGEAVFRNLLWATERVNARGGVCLADGLHELVIERYDSKGQNEEALSALRAAIDSGARIIMQGNSSATAAALLDAIDKHNSRDPSRRVLYLNYSAVDPALTNERCSFWHFRFDAHADMRMAALMEVIKDDKAVHSAYLIGQDYSFGQAVLREARRQLGMQRPDVRIVGDELHPVGRVKDFAPYAVKIKQSGAQAVITGNWGNDLMLLVKAAREAGYEGRFYTFYGNALGAPAALGDAGVGKVLAVADWLPNVPTAESRAFYQSFRQRFPRPQDDYVHMRMQLMIEALAQSLEKAGSTDTVAVAHAMEHARVQMAGRSGSMRAADHQFQQSLVVGMMEKRGSAGVDFDVEGSGYGFKVVREIAAARAEMPGQCQMKRF
- a CDS encoding Hsp20/alpha crystallin family protein is translated as MFFAPVMSRNTFVSPRAADLALQRFLQETLGAASPVQRQVQVSRDDQFTTLTLDVPGLAREQLRLSLEGSVAKLESVEGAARQVKYSWDLGHEIDAANSKAKLEHGVLTLTLAKLEPQNKAVTLSIE